A stretch of the Macaca mulatta isolate MMU2019108-1 chromosome 16, T2T-MMU8v2.0, whole genome shotgun sequence genome encodes the following:
- the LOC106996523 gene encoding TBC1 domain family member 3G-like isoform X3 gives MEIAEDADSLRTQERDNIIMNYEKGYRAGLPEDMGPEPVGIYSSTDRFGILHETELPPATAREVKQMRREITRKSKWMEMLRQWETYKNSEKLTDRVYKGIPMNIRGQVWSVLLNIQEVKSKNPRTYKVMKEKGKRSSEHIHQIDLDVRGTLRTHIFLRDRYGTKQRELFYILLAYSEYNPEVGYCRDLSHIAALFLLYLPEEDAFWALVQLLARERHSLQGFHSSNGGTVQGLQDHQEHVVPTSQPKTMWHLISLGLILRLWDVYLLEGEQVLMPMTSIAFKVQRKRLMKTSRSGLWARFRNLFFHTWELDDDSVLKHLRASTKKLTRKQGDLPPPAKPEQVSSTPRPVPASHGRMTLCNGDRQAPPGPPARFQRPIWLVSPPWAPRSSTSCPGGAVREDTYPVGTQGVPSPAQAQRRPQGSWRFLEWNSMPRLPTDLDVGGPWFPHYDFEQSCLVRAVSQEDQLATCWQVEHPAEGVRLAFTALSHNVDMDFQPCPAPSTDSNQDSSLTAMHEQQCAPTSGPCLCHLYFESS, from the exons ATGGAAATCGCAGAGGATGCAGATAGTTTGCGGACACAGGAACGAGATAACATCATTATGAACTATGAGAAG GGATACCGAGCTGGGCTGCCCGAGGACATGGGGCCTGAGCCTGTTGGAATCTACAGCAGCACTGATCGCTTCGGGATTCTGCA TGAGACagagctgcctcctgccactgcTCGGGAGGTGAAG CAAATGCGGCGGGAGATAACACGAAAGAGCAAGTGGATGGAAATGCTGCGACAATGGGAGACATATAAGAACAGTGAAAAG CTGACAGATCGAGTATATAAGGGCATTCCCATGAACATCCGGGGCCAAGTGTGGTCAGTCCTGCTGAACATACAGGAAGTCAAGTCGAAAAACCCCAGAACATACAAG GTCATGAAGGAGAAGGGCAAGAGGTCATCTGAACACATCCACCAGATCGACCTGGACGTGAGGGGGACACTAAGGACTCACATCTTCTTAAGGGATCGCTACGGAACCAA gcAGCGGGAACTATTCTACATCCTCCTGGCATATTCGGAGTATAACCCG GAGGTGGGCTACTGCAGGGACCTGAGCCACATCGCGGCCTTGTTCCTCCTGTATCTGCCTGAGGAGGATGCATTCTGGGCACTGGTGCAGCTGCTGGCCAGGGAGAGGCACTCTCTGCAGG GATTCCACAGTTCAAATGGCGGAACAGTCCAGGGACTCCAAGACCATCAGGAGCATGTGGTCCCCACGTCACAACCCAAGACCATGTGGCATCTG ATCTCTCTTGGGCTCATCCTGCGCCTGTGGGATGTGTATTTGCTGGAAGGAGAACAAGTGTTGATGCCGATGACAAGCATTGCCTTTAAAGTTCAGCGGA AGCGCCTCATGAAGACATCCAGGTCTGGCCTGTGGGCACGGTTTCGGAACCTGTTCTTCCACACCTGGGAGTTGGATGATGACTCTGTGCTCAAGCATCTTAGGGCCTCTACGAAGAAACTAACGAGGAAGCAAGGAGACCTGCCACCCCCAG CCAAACCCGAGCAAGTGTCCTCAACACCCAGGCCTGTGCCGGCTTCACATGGCAGGATGACCCTCTGCAATGGGGACAGGcaggcccctccaggcccaccaGCCCGGTTCCAGCGGCCCATTTGGCTAGTTTCCCCACCATGGGCACCTCGTTCTTCCACATCCTGTCCTGGTGGGGCTGTCCGGGAAGACACCTACCCTGTGGGCACTCAGGgtgtgcccagcccagcccaggctcAGAGAAGACCTCAGGGTTCCTGGAGATTCCTGGAGTGGAACTCGATGCCCCGGCTCCCGACGGACCTGGATGTAGGGGGCCCTTGGTTCCCCCATTATGATTTCGAACAGAGCTGCTTGGTCCGTG CCGTATCCCAGGAAGACCAGCTGGCCACCTGCTGGCAGGTGGAACACCCTGCGGAGGGGGTGAGATTGGCTTTCACTGCACTGAGCCACAATGTGGACATGGACTTCCAGCCCTGCCCTGCACCCAGCACTGATTCCAACCAGGACAGCTCCTTAACAGCTATGCACGAGCAGCAGTGcgctcccacctcagggccttgcCTGTGCCACCTCTACTTTGAAAGTTCTTAG
- the LOC106996523 gene encoding TBC1 domain family member 3B-like isoform X2: MEIAEDADSLRTQERDNIIMNYEKGYRAGLPEDMGPEPVGIYSSTDRFGILHETELPPATAREVKQMRREITRKSKWMEMLRQWETYKNSEKLTDRVYKGIPMNIRGQVWSVLLNIQEVKSKNPRTYKVMKEKGKRSSEHIHQIDLDVRGTLRTHIFLRDRYGTKQRELFYILLAYSEYNPEVGYCRDLSHIAALFLLYLPEEDAFWALVQLLARERHSLQGFHSSNGGTVQGLQDHQEHVVPTSQPKTMWHLDKEGLCAQDSSLGWLLQILNDGISLGLILRLWDVYLLEGEQVLMPMTSIAFKVQRKRLMKTSRSGLWARFRNLFFHTWELDDDSVLKHLRASTKKLTRKQGDLPPPAKPEQVSSTPRPVPASHGRMTLCNGDRQAPPGPPARFQRPIWLVSPPWAPRSSTSCPGGAVREDTYPVGTQGVPSPAQAQRRPQGSWRFLEWNSMPRLPTDLDVGGPWFPHYDFEQSCLVRAVSQEDQLATCWQVEHPAEGVRLAFTALSHNVDMDFQPCPAPSTDSNQDSSLTAMHEQQCAPTSGPCLCHLYFESS; the protein is encoded by the exons ATGGAAATCGCAGAGGATGCAGATAGTTTGCGGACACAGGAACGAGATAACATCATTATGAACTATGAGAAG GGATACCGAGCTGGGCTGCCCGAGGACATGGGGCCTGAGCCTGTTGGAATCTACAGCAGCACTGATCGCTTCGGGATTCTGCA TGAGACagagctgcctcctgccactgcTCGGGAGGTGAAG CAAATGCGGCGGGAGATAACACGAAAGAGCAAGTGGATGGAAATGCTGCGACAATGGGAGACATATAAGAACAGTGAAAAG CTGACAGATCGAGTATATAAGGGCATTCCCATGAACATCCGGGGCCAAGTGTGGTCAGTCCTGCTGAACATACAGGAAGTCAAGTCGAAAAACCCCAGAACATACAAG GTCATGAAGGAGAAGGGCAAGAGGTCATCTGAACACATCCACCAGATCGACCTGGACGTGAGGGGGACACTAAGGACTCACATCTTCTTAAGGGATCGCTACGGAACCAA gcAGCGGGAACTATTCTACATCCTCCTGGCATATTCGGAGTATAACCCG GAGGTGGGCTACTGCAGGGACCTGAGCCACATCGCGGCCTTGTTCCTCCTGTATCTGCCTGAGGAGGATGCATTCTGGGCACTGGTGCAGCTGCTGGCCAGGGAGAGGCACTCTCTGCAGG GATTCCACAGTTCAAATGGCGGAACAGTCCAGGGACTCCAAGACCATCAGGAGCATGTGGTCCCCACGTCACAACCCAAGACCATGTGGCATCTG GACAAGGAAGGTCTTTGCGCGCAGGATTCCTCCTTAGGCTGGCTTCTCCAGATATTGAATGATGGG ATCTCTCTTGGGCTCATCCTGCGCCTGTGGGATGTGTATTTGCTGGAAGGAGAACAAGTGTTGATGCCGATGACAAGCATTGCCTTTAAAGTTCAGCGGA AGCGCCTCATGAAGACATCCAGGTCTGGCCTGTGGGCACGGTTTCGGAACCTGTTCTTCCACACCTGGGAGTTGGATGATGACTCTGTGCTCAAGCATCTTAGGGCCTCTACGAAGAAACTAACGAGGAAGCAAGGAGACCTGCCACCCCCAG CCAAACCCGAGCAAGTGTCCTCAACACCCAGGCCTGTGCCGGCTTCACATGGCAGGATGACCCTCTGCAATGGGGACAGGcaggcccctccaggcccaccaGCCCGGTTCCAGCGGCCCATTTGGCTAGTTTCCCCACCATGGGCACCTCGTTCTTCCACATCCTGTCCTGGTGGGGCTGTCCGGGAAGACACCTACCCTGTGGGCACTCAGGgtgtgcccagcccagcccaggctcAGAGAAGACCTCAGGGTTCCTGGAGATTCCTGGAGTGGAACTCGATGCCCCGGCTCCCGACGGACCTGGATGTAGGGGGCCCTTGGTTCCCCCATTATGATTTCGAACAGAGCTGCTTGGTCCGTG CCGTATCCCAGGAAGACCAGCTGGCCACCTGCTGGCAGGTGGAACACCCTGCGGAGGGGGTGAGATTGGCTTTCACTGCACTGAGCCACAATGTGGACATGGACTTCCAGCCCTGCCCTGCACCCAGCACTGATTCCAACCAGGACAGCTCCTTAACAGCTATGCACGAGCAGCAGTGcgctcccacctcagggccttgcCTGTGCCACCTCTACTTTGAAAGTTCTTAG
- the LOC106996523 gene encoding TBC1 domain family member 3B-like isoform X1 — protein sequence MEIAEDADSLRTQERDNIIMNYEKGYRAGLPEDMGPEPVGIYSSTDRFGILHSCPSWESAPQEGPCPPFPVSSPGLSPELDRDRACPFWGLAPSLGQLQALCRSSVLPGLPYSETELPPATAREVKQMRREITRKSKWMEMLRQWETYKNSEKLTDRVYKGIPMNIRGQVWSVLLNIQEVKSKNPRTYKVMKEKGKRSSEHIHQIDLDVRGTLRTHIFLRDRYGTKQRELFYILLAYSEYNPEVGYCRDLSHIAALFLLYLPEEDAFWALVQLLARERHSLQGFHSSNGGTVQGLQDHQEHVVPTSQPKTMWHLDKEGLCAQDSSLGWLLQILNDGISLGLILRLWDVYLLEGEQVLMPMTSIAFKVQRKRLMKTSRSGLWARFRNLFFHTWELDDDSVLKHLRASTKKLTRKQGDLPPPAKPEQVSSTPRPVPASHGRMTLCNGDRQAPPGPPARFQRPIWLVSPPWAPRSSTSCPGGAVREDTYPVGTQGVPSPAQAQRRPQGSWRFLEWNSMPRLPTDLDVGGPWFPHYDFEQSCLVRAVSQEDQLATCWQVEHPAEGVRLAFTALSHNVDMDFQPCPAPSTDSNQDSSLTAMHEQQCAPTSGPCLCHLYFESS from the exons ATGGAAATCGCAGAGGATGCAGATAGTTTGCGGACACAGGAACGAGATAACATCATTATGAACTATGAGAAG GGATACCGAGCTGGGCTGCCCGAGGACATGGGGCCTGAGCCTGTTGGAATCTACAGCAGCACTGATCGCTTCGGGATTCTGCA ctcctgcccctctTGGGAGTCAGCCCCACAGGAAGGCCCTTgtcctcccttccctgtgtctTCTCCTGGGCTGAGCCCTGAGCTGGATAGGGACAGAGCCTGTCCTTTCTGGGGGTTGGCTCCCAGTCTGGGGCAGCTCCAGGCCCTGTGCAGGTCCTCAGTTCTGCCTGGGTTGCCTTACAGTGAGACagagctgcctcctgccactgcTCGGGAGGTGAAG CAAATGCGGCGGGAGATAACACGAAAGAGCAAGTGGATGGAAATGCTGCGACAATGGGAGACATATAAGAACAGTGAAAAG CTGACAGATCGAGTATATAAGGGCATTCCCATGAACATCCGGGGCCAAGTGTGGTCAGTCCTGCTGAACATACAGGAAGTCAAGTCGAAAAACCCCAGAACATACAAG GTCATGAAGGAGAAGGGCAAGAGGTCATCTGAACACATCCACCAGATCGACCTGGACGTGAGGGGGACACTAAGGACTCACATCTTCTTAAGGGATCGCTACGGAACCAA gcAGCGGGAACTATTCTACATCCTCCTGGCATATTCGGAGTATAACCCG GAGGTGGGCTACTGCAGGGACCTGAGCCACATCGCGGCCTTGTTCCTCCTGTATCTGCCTGAGGAGGATGCATTCTGGGCACTGGTGCAGCTGCTGGCCAGGGAGAGGCACTCTCTGCAGG GATTCCACAGTTCAAATGGCGGAACAGTCCAGGGACTCCAAGACCATCAGGAGCATGTGGTCCCCACGTCACAACCCAAGACCATGTGGCATCTG GACAAGGAAGGTCTTTGCGCGCAGGATTCCTCCTTAGGCTGGCTTCTCCAGATATTGAATGATGGG ATCTCTCTTGGGCTCATCCTGCGCCTGTGGGATGTGTATTTGCTGGAAGGAGAACAAGTGTTGATGCCGATGACAAGCATTGCCTTTAAAGTTCAGCGGA AGCGCCTCATGAAGACATCCAGGTCTGGCCTGTGGGCACGGTTTCGGAACCTGTTCTTCCACACCTGGGAGTTGGATGATGACTCTGTGCTCAAGCATCTTAGGGCCTCTACGAAGAAACTAACGAGGAAGCAAGGAGACCTGCCACCCCCAG CCAAACCCGAGCAAGTGTCCTCAACACCCAGGCCTGTGCCGGCTTCACATGGCAGGATGACCCTCTGCAATGGGGACAGGcaggcccctccaggcccaccaGCCCGGTTCCAGCGGCCCATTTGGCTAGTTTCCCCACCATGGGCACCTCGTTCTTCCACATCCTGTCCTGGTGGGGCTGTCCGGGAAGACACCTACCCTGTGGGCACTCAGGgtgtgcccagcccagcccaggctcAGAGAAGACCTCAGGGTTCCTGGAGATTCCTGGAGTGGAACTCGATGCCCCGGCTCCCGACGGACCTGGATGTAGGGGGCCCTTGGTTCCCCCATTATGATTTCGAACAGAGCTGCTTGGTCCGTG CCGTATCCCAGGAAGACCAGCTGGCCACCTGCTGGCAGGTGGAACACCCTGCGGAGGGGGTGAGATTGGCTTTCACTGCACTGAGCCACAATGTGGACATGGACTTCCAGCCCTGCCCTGCACCCAGCACTGATTCCAACCAGGACAGCTCCTTAACAGCTATGCACGAGCAGCAGTGcgctcccacctcagggccttgcCTGTGCCACCTCTACTTTGAAAGTTCTTAG